From a region of the Desulfuromonas sp. KJ2020 genome:
- the thiC gene encoding phosphomethylpyrimidine synthase ThiC, producing the protein MTQLEIARQGLISDKMQQAAAAEGIDPEILRQRIAEGTAIICHNNRHINGIPLAVGKGLRTKVNANIGTSKDDTSIDKELEKARVAVAAGADAIMDLSTGGPIDEIRAAIIRETSACIGSVPLYQAAVDTVVRKKKAMVDMTVDEIFDGIKKHLDDGVDFITVHCGVTRATVERMDREGRIMEVVSRGGSFTIEWMTRNQAENPLYEHFDRLLELVKPYDATLSLGDGFRPGCLADATDRAQIHELIVLGELTQRAWDAGVQVMIEGPGHVPLNQIEANIQLQKRLCHGAPFYVLGPLVTDIAPGYDHITCAIGGTLAASAGADFLCYVTPSEHLRLPTVEDVHEGVMASRIAAHAADIVKGVKGAIDKDNAMARARKELDWEKQFELALDPEKARRLRAESGVDEEHGACTMCGEFCAYKVMNERKRQSTAG; encoded by the coding sequence ATGACCCAGCTTGAAATCGCCCGCCAGGGCCTGATCTCCGACAAGATGCAACAGGCCGCGGCCGCTGAAGGCATCGACCCTGAAATTCTGCGCCAGCGCATTGCCGAAGGTACCGCCATCATCTGCCACAACAATCGGCACATCAACGGCATCCCTCTGGCCGTGGGCAAGGGCCTGCGCACCAAGGTCAACGCCAACATCGGCACCAGCAAGGACGACACCAGCATCGACAAAGAACTGGAAAAGGCCCGGGTCGCCGTCGCCGCCGGCGCCGACGCCATCATGGATCTCTCCACCGGCGGCCCCATCGATGAGATCCGTGCCGCCATCATTCGCGAAACCAGCGCCTGCATCGGTTCGGTCCCCCTCTATCAGGCCGCCGTCGATACCGTCGTCCGCAAAAAGAAGGCCATGGTCGACATGACGGTCGACGAGATCTTCGACGGCATCAAAAAGCACCTCGACGACGGCGTCGATTTCATCACCGTGCACTGCGGCGTCACCCGCGCCACTGTCGAGCGCATGGACCGTGAGGGACGCATCATGGAGGTTGTTTCCCGCGGCGGCTCCTTCACCATCGAATGGATGACCCGCAATCAGGCCGAAAACCCCCTTTACGAGCACTTCGACCGTCTGCTCGAACTGGTCAAGCCCTACGATGCCACCCTCTCCCTCGGCGACGGCTTCCGCCCCGGCTGCCTGGCCGACGCCACCGACCGCGCCCAGATTCATGAGCTCATCGTGCTGGGCGAACTGACCCAGCGCGCCTGGGACGCCGGTGTGCAGGTGATGATCGAGGGGCCGGGGCACGTGCCCCTCAACCAGATCGAAGCCAATATCCAGTTGCAGAAGCGGCTCTGCCACGGCGCCCCCTTCTATGTGCTGGGCCCCCTGGTCACCGATATCGCCCCCGGCTACGACCACATCACCTGCGCCATCGGCGGCACCCTGGCTGCCTCCGCCGGCGCCGACTTCCTCTGCTACGTCACCCCCAGCGAGCACCTGCGCCTGCCCACCGTCGAGGATGTGCACGAAGGCGTCATGGCCAGCCGCATTGCCGCCCACGCCGCCGACATCGTCAAGGGCGTCAAAGGCGCCATCGACAAAGACAACGCCATGGCCCGCGCCCGCAAGGAGCTGGACTGGGAAAAGCAGTTCGAACTGGCTCTCGACCCCGAAAAAGCCCGCCGCCTGCGAGCCGAATCGGGTGTCGACGAGGAGCACGGTGCCTGCACCATGTGTGGGGAGTTCTGCGCCTACAAGGTCATGAACGAACGTAAACGGCAGAGCACCGCCGGCTGA
- the speD gene encoding adenosylmethionine decarboxylase, which produces MCAKKVVKKTNRPKRPHKIKLRGFNNLTKTLSFNIYDVCYARAPQARKEYLEYIDEEYNSERLVKILTEVADIIGANILNVSSQDYDPMGASVTILIAEEPVDPKPDQVLAHLDKSHLCIHTYPETDSRTGVSTFRVDVDVSTCGKISPLKALNHLINSFESDIVLMDYKVRGFTRDVKGTKHYIDHKILSIQQFIKKSTLDLYQCVDINIHQENLFHTKMLLRDFNLDNYLFASAAKDFSPEEKARVKESLQKEMTEIFYSKNIY; this is translated from the coding sequence ATGTGTGCAAAAAAAGTGGTAAAAAAGACCAATCGCCCCAAGCGTCCCCACAAAATCAAGCTGCGGGGCTTCAACAACCTGACGAAAACGCTGTCCTTCAACATCTATGATGTCTGCTACGCCCGTGCGCCCCAGGCCCGCAAGGAGTATCTGGAATACATTGATGAGGAGTACAATTCAGAGCGTCTGGTGAAAATTTTGACCGAGGTGGCCGACATCATCGGGGCCAACATCCTCAACGTTTCCAGTCAGGATTATGATCCCATGGGGGCCAGCGTCACCATCCTCATCGCCGAGGAACCGGTGGACCCCAAACCCGACCAGGTGCTCGCCCATCTCGACAAGAGCCACCTGTGCATCCACACCTACCCGGAGACCGACTCCCGGACGGGCGTATCGACCTTCCGCGTCGACGTCGACGTCTCCACCTGCGGCAAAATCAGTCCGCTTAAAGCCCTCAACCACCTGATCAACTCCTTCGAGTCGGACATCGTGCTCATGGATTACAAGGTGCGCGGCTTCACCCGCGACGTCAAGGGCACCAAGCACTATATCGATCACAAGATCCTGTCGATCCAGCAGTTCATCAAAAAGTCGACCCTGGATCTCTATCAGTGTGTGGACATCAATATCCACCAGGAAAATCTTTTCCACACCAAGATGCTGCTGCGCGATTTCAACCTCGACAACTACCTGTTCGCCAGCGCCGCCAAAGATTTCTCCCCCGAGGAAAAGGCACGGGTAAAAGAAAGTCTGCAAAAAGAGATGACCGAGATCTTCTATTCCAAGAATATCTATTGA
- a CDS encoding ChaN family lipoprotein, with translation MFTVMRNLLVTLAIGATLTMTACSSPKLPGDPQNPYRPERQPVVGDILHLPTGIFVDEEQMLATATDARLVYVGETHDNPASHRLQLTVLRAMAARYPDRLALGMEMFTPAQQEVLDRWVAGELSEKEFLKQSRWYATWNMDFAYYRDLLLFARDHRLPVVGLNADKDLVRAVGQKPFEQLDEAQSQRLPQIDMTDPYHRAMVEAIYGGHSQGNSMLEGFLRVQNLWDETMAESIARFLNSRNDDSWRMMIVAGGNHVRYGYGIPRRVFRRLPTSYTLIGSRELDIPESKKDRLMDVEIPDFPMPPYDFMAFTAYEDLPHQEVKLGAMLDDSQGMVLIKGVIPGSAAAEAGLEEGDIIRQFNGLPIEEAFDLIYEVKQQEEGDLATLFIERGTQTLSLEVRFKALPPNHHLPE, from the coding sequence ATGTTTACCGTCATGCGAAACCTGTTGGTCACCCTGGCTATCGGAGCAACCCTGACCATGACGGCCTGCTCCTCCCCCAAACTTCCGGGCGACCCACAAAACCCCTACCGCCCCGAGCGGCAACCCGTGGTCGGCGACATTCTCCACCTGCCGACGGGGATTTTCGTCGATGAAGAGCAGATGCTCGCCACCGCGACGGATGCCCGCCTGGTCTATGTGGGGGAAACCCACGACAATCCCGCCTCCCATCGCCTGCAGCTGACCGTTCTGCGGGCGATGGCGGCGCGCTATCCCGATCGACTCGCTCTCGGCATGGAAATGTTCACCCCCGCCCAGCAGGAGGTGCTGGATCGCTGGGTGGCCGGCGAACTCAGCGAGAAAGAGTTCCTCAAGCAATCCCGCTGGTACGCTACCTGGAACATGGATTTCGCCTACTATCGGGATCTGCTGCTCTTCGCCCGCGACCATCGCCTCCCCGTGGTCGGCCTCAACGCCGACAAAGACCTGGTGCGCGCCGTCGGGCAGAAACCTTTTGAGCAGCTCGACGAGGCCCAGAGCCAGCGCCTGCCCCAGATCGACATGACCGACCCCTATCATCGCGCCATGGTCGAAGCGATCTACGGTGGGCACAGCCAGGGCAACAGCATGCTGGAAGGATTCCTGCGCGTCCAGAACCTCTGGGATGAGACCATGGCCGAGAGTATCGCACGCTTCCTGAACAGCCGGAACGACGATTCCTGGCGCATGATGATCGTGGCCGGCGGCAACCATGTGCGCTACGGCTATGGCATCCCCCGCCGGGTTTTCCGCCGACTCCCTACCTCTTACACCCTCATCGGGTCAAGGGAGCTCGACATCCCCGAGAGTAAAAAAGACCGCCTCATGGACGTGGAGATTCCCGATTTCCCTATGCCGCCCTATGACTTTATGGCCTTTACCGCGTACGAGGATCTGCCGCACCAGGAAGTCAAGCTCGGGGCCATGCTGGACGACTCCCAGGGGATGGTTTTGATCAAGGGGGTGATTCCCGGCTCGGCGGCCGCCGAGGCTGGCCTGGAGGAAGGGGACATCATCCGCCAGTTCAACGGACTGCCCATCGAGGAGGCCTTCGACCTGATCTACGAAGTGAAGCAGCAAGAGGAAGGCGACCTGGCGACACTGTTCATCGAACGGGGCACGCAGACCCTGTCGCTGGAGGTGAGGTTCAAGGCCCTGCCGCCGAACCATCACCTTCCTGAATAA
- a CDS encoding class II fructose-bisphosphate aldolase, whose product MGKKVHFSELGLVNTRDMFQKAVGGGYAIPAYNFNNLEQLQAIVMACAETASPVIIQVSKGARSYANSTMLRYMALGAVEMVREMGSNIPIALHLDHGDSLELCQSCVDSGFSSVMIDGSHLPYEENVALTRQVVEYAHAHDVTVEGELGVLAGIEDEVQADHSTYTKPEEVEDFVKKTGVDSLAISIGTSHGAYKFKLKEGEQVPPLRFDILTEIEKRIPGFPIVLHGASSVVQDYVRLINAYGGRMEGAVGVPEDQLRQAAASAVCKINIDSDGRLAVTAKVREYLANHPEEFDPRKYLGEARKELITLIKHKNETVLGSAGKA is encoded by the coding sequence ATGGGCAAAAAAGTGCATTTCAGTGAGTTAGGGCTGGTCAATACCCGGGATATGTTCCAAAAGGCCGTAGGGGGCGGTTACGCCATTCCCGCCTATAATTTTAATAACCTCGAACAGTTGCAGGCCATTGTCATGGCCTGTGCCGAGACGGCTTCACCCGTCATCATTCAGGTCAGCAAGGGGGCCCGCAGCTACGCCAATAGTACCATGCTGCGCTATATGGCCCTGGGGGCGGTGGAAATGGTGCGCGAAATGGGGTCCAATATTCCCATCGCCCTGCACCTGGACCACGGCGACTCCCTGGAGTTGTGTCAGTCCTGTGTCGACTCCGGTTTCTCCTCGGTCATGATTGACGGTTCCCACCTGCCTTACGAAGAAAACGTGGCGCTGACCCGCCAGGTTGTCGAATATGCCCATGCCCATGACGTGACCGTTGAGGGCGAGCTAGGTGTTCTGGCCGGCATCGAGGACGAGGTGCAGGCCGATCATTCCACCTACACCAAGCCCGAGGAAGTCGAGGATTTCGTCAAGAAGACGGGGGTCGATTCGCTGGCGATCTCCATCGGGACCAGCCATGGCGCCTACAAGTTCAAGCTCAAGGAAGGGGAGCAGGTGCCGCCGCTGCGCTTCGATATCCTCACGGAGATCGAGAAGCGGATCCCCGGTTTCCCCATCGTGCTGCACGGGGCTTCGAGCGTGGTGCAGGACTATGTCCGTCTGATCAACGCATACGGTGGCCGTATGGAAGGGGCGGTCGGTGTGCCTGAGGACCAGCTGCGACAGGCGGCGGCCAGTGCCGTCTGCAAGATCAATATCGATTCCGACGGCCGACTGGCGGTCACCGCCAAGGTTCGCGAATATCTGGCCAACCATCCCGAGGAGTTCGACCCGCGCAAGTATCTCGGCGAAGCCCGCAAGGAGCTGATCACCCTCATCAAGCACAAGAACGAGACGGTGCTTGGCAGCGCCGGCAAGGCCTGA
- a CDS encoding glyceraldehyde-3-phosphate dehydrogenase, whose protein sequence is MNSTKQDDYLKDWQQREEIAEAMLPLIGRLYRDRNVVISVYGRTLINPSTIDILKAHRFARQILENELSVRDSYPLLKAISELDLAPSRIDIGKLTVRYQAQAAGEPVEQFVRRELTSVNTGKGSMRQEPQDIVLYGFGRIGRLLARLLIEKTGGGDKLRLRAAVVRKGSADDLIKRASLLRRDSVHGFFRGAITVDEQENAIVANGNMIRIIYADAPEEVDYTQYGIKDAIVIDNTGKWRDRDGLGRHLKAKGTSAVILTAPGKGDIPNIVYGVNNELISPLEKIFSAASCTTNAIVPVLKAVNDRFGIVHGHVETCHSYTNDQNLIDNYHKNNRRGRSAPLNMVITETGAAKAVAKALPELTGKLTGNAIRVPTPNVSLAILNLTLTEGTSVEELNRYLRDISLNSGLQQQIDYTNSPEVVSSDFVGSRHAGIVDSLATIVDGNRCVLYVWYDNEFGYSAQVVRIVEKMAGLELPALPA, encoded by the coding sequence ATGAATTCGACAAAGCAGGACGATTACCTCAAGGACTGGCAGCAGCGGGAAGAGATCGCCGAGGCGATGCTCCCCCTCATCGGCCGACTCTATCGCGACCGCAACGTGGTCATCTCCGTCTACGGGCGGACGCTGATCAATCCGTCAACCATCGACATTCTCAAGGCCCATCGTTTCGCCCGCCAGATTCTGGAGAACGAACTGTCCGTAAGGGACAGCTATCCCCTTCTCAAGGCGATCAGCGAACTGGATCTGGCCCCGTCCCGCATCGATATCGGCAAGCTGACGGTTCGCTATCAGGCCCAGGCCGCCGGGGAGCCGGTGGAGCAGTTCGTCCGACGTGAACTGACTTCGGTCAACACCGGTAAGGGCTCCATGCGTCAGGAACCTCAGGATATCGTCCTTTACGGATTTGGCCGCATCGGCCGCCTGCTCGCCCGGCTTCTGATCGAAAAAACCGGCGGCGGCGACAAACTGCGCCTGCGGGCCGCCGTTGTACGCAAGGGCAGTGCCGACGATCTCATCAAGCGGGCCAGCCTGTTGCGCCGGGACTCCGTCCATGGCTTTTTCCGCGGCGCCATTACGGTCGATGAACAGGAAAACGCCATTGTGGCTAACGGCAACATGATCCGCATTATCTACGCCGATGCCCCTGAAGAGGTCGACTACACCCAGTACGGCATCAAGGACGCCATCGTTATCGATAACACGGGAAAATGGCGCGATCGCGACGGGCTCGGCCGCCATCTCAAGGCAAAAGGGACCTCCGCCGTCATCCTGACGGCGCCGGGAAAAGGGGATATCCCCAATATCGTCTACGGCGTCAACAACGAGCTGATCAGCCCCCTCGAAAAAATCTTCTCCGCCGCCAGCTGCACCACCAACGCCATTGTTCCTGTACTCAAAGCGGTCAACGACCGGTTCGGCATCGTGCACGGCCATGTGGAGACCTGTCATTCCTACACCAATGACCAGAACCTGATCGACAACTACCACAAGAACAACCGCCGCGGCCGCAGCGCCCCACTCAACATGGTCATCACCGAGACGGGGGCCGCCAAGGCTGTCGCCAAAGCGCTGCCGGAGCTGACAGGCAAACTCACCGGCAACGCTATTCGCGTGCCGACCCCCAACGTCTCCCTGGCCATACTCAACCTGACCTTGACCGAAGGAACCAGCGTTGAGGAACTGAACCGCTATCTACGGGATATCTCTCTCAACTCCGGCCTCCAGCAGCAGATCGACTACACCAACTCCCCCGAGGTCGTCTCCAGCGACTTTGTGGGCTCCCGGCACGCCGGCATCGTCGACTCACTGGCCACCATCGTCGACGGCAACCGCTGCGTTCTCTACGTCTGGTACGACAACGAGTTCGGTTACAGCGCCCAGGTGGTACGCATTGTCGAAAAGATGGCCGGTCTCGAATTGCCGGCCCTGCCGGCCTGA
- the rpsU gene encoding 30S ribosomal protein S21, whose amino-acid sequence MEIHVVDNNVEKAIRVLKRKLQQEGLFREMKQRKFYEKPSVKRKRKEKEAQRRLRKKMRLMKTD is encoded by the coding sequence GTGGAAATCCATGTCGTCGACAACAACGTCGAAAAGGCGATCCGGGTTCTCAAGCGCAAGCTGCAGCAGGAAGGGTTGTTTCGTGAAATGAAGCAGCGCAAATTCTACGAAAAGCCCAGCGTCAAGCGTAAGCGCAAAGAGAAAGAAGCCCAGCGCCGGCTGCGTAAAAAAATGCGGCTGATGAAGACGGACTGA
- a CDS encoding THUMP domain-containing protein translates to MKKLEGQLFAVTAPGLEAVCATELHQLGMAGVAVVPGGVEFTGGLADIYRANLWLRTASRVVIRLGTFRSRDFPDLYKKALRLPWGRFIRRETAVRVKSASHRSRLVHGGRIAETVAAAIDRALGRQAGEGQGEEQLVLVRFDDDQCQISIDTSGELLHRRGYREESAQAPLRETLAAGILALLGWDGRAPLVDPMCGSGTFVIEGALLAANLPPGAGRHFAFMNWPGFRPGLWEALTLEAVRARREIEVPICGSDRNPVALAAARRNAERAGVADLVRLEVADLADSRATSFHGTILCNPPYGERLGKGVDLAPLYRQLGNVYARQYGGWRRAILCPVSPLVDAVGLPLKKIADLVNGGLSVGLFVVDGECE, encoded by the coding sequence GTGAAAAAACTCGAAGGACAACTTTTTGCGGTGACGGCTCCAGGACTGGAGGCAGTCTGCGCTACCGAGCTGCACCAGCTCGGTATGGCCGGGGTCGCCGTGGTGCCGGGCGGAGTGGAGTTCACGGGAGGCCTGGCGGATATCTATCGCGCCAACCTGTGGCTGCGTACGGCCAGTCGCGTGGTGATCCGCCTCGGAACCTTTCGCAGTCGCGACTTTCCCGACCTGTACAAAAAGGCCCTGCGTTTGCCCTGGGGGCGCTTCATCCGGCGGGAGACCGCTGTCCGGGTGAAATCGGCGAGCCATCGTTCCCGGCTCGTGCATGGCGGGCGTATCGCCGAAACAGTCGCTGCCGCCATCGATCGTGCCCTTGGCCGCCAGGCGGGGGAAGGACAGGGGGAAGAGCAACTCGTTCTCGTGCGCTTTGACGACGATCAGTGTCAGATTTCGATCGATACCTCCGGTGAGTTGCTGCACCGCCGCGGCTATCGCGAAGAGTCGGCCCAGGCCCCTCTGCGCGAAACCCTGGCGGCAGGTATTCTGGCGCTGCTGGGCTGGGATGGCCGGGCTCCACTGGTCGATCCCATGTGCGGCTCGGGCACCTTCGTTATCGAAGGAGCGCTGCTGGCGGCCAACCTGCCTCCGGGAGCAGGACGTCACTTTGCCTTCATGAACTGGCCCGGTTTTCGGCCGGGGCTTTGGGAGGCTCTCACGCTGGAAGCTGTCCGCGCCAGGCGCGAGATTGAGGTGCCTATCTGCGGGTCTGACCGCAATCCGGTGGCGCTGGCGGCCGCCAGACGCAACGCCGAGCGCGCGGGAGTCGCCGATCTTGTCCGCCTGGAGGTGGCAGATCTGGCCGACAGCCGGGCCACCAGTTTCCACGGTACCATTCTGTGCAATCCACCCTATGGGGAGCGCCTGGGAAAAGGGGTGGATCTGGCGCCTCTCTATCGTCAGCTGGGGAATGTCTACGCCCGGCAGTATGGCGGCTGGCGGCGCGCTATTCTCTGCCCTGTCTCGCCGCTGGTTGACGCGGTCGGCCTCCCCTTGAAGAAGATTGCCGATCTGGTCAATGGCGGGCTCTCTGTCGGACTCTTTGTGGTCGACGGAGAGTGTGAGTGA
- a CDS encoding ATP-binding protein — protein sequence MNYSDLDIDWAYLLERVETLMDLGEEYLGRQLAEVELEAEVFQNTLALRWQRQGPSGWLVPVLFPDTPDHADLLGIDATLQRLNQNTLQFVRGYPANNVLLWGERGSGKSSAVKGLINRFSSQGLRLVEVQKEDLFQLPLITSRLRDLNYRFILFCDDLSFDESEISYRELKALLEGGIEARPANVLVYATSNRRHLMPERFEDNGPEAEIHPEERIAEKLSLSDRFGITLGFYPMSQETYLAVVRHLSRRRKIKISVKRLEREALQWAMRRGARSGRVARQFMDDLSGRLLIEADRKKRPEQDP from the coding sequence ATGAATTATTCCGACCTGGATATCGACTGGGCGTACCTGCTCGAACGTGTGGAAACCCTCATGGATCTCGGTGAAGAATACCTGGGGCGCCAACTGGCCGAGGTTGAACTCGAGGCGGAGGTCTTCCAGAACACCCTGGCATTGCGCTGGCAACGACAGGGACCATCCGGATGGCTGGTGCCCGTGCTCTTCCCGGACACGCCGGACCATGCGGACCTCCTCGGAATCGACGCCACTCTGCAGCGACTCAACCAGAACACCCTGCAGTTCGTCCGGGGCTATCCGGCCAACAATGTGCTCTTGTGGGGCGAGCGGGGCAGCGGCAAGTCCTCCGCCGTCAAGGGGCTTATCAACCGGTTTTCCAGCCAGGGTCTGCGCCTGGTGGAGGTGCAGAAGGAGGACCTCTTCCAGCTCCCTCTCATCACCAGCCGCCTGCGCGATCTCAACTATCGCTTCATCCTTTTCTGCGATGATCTGTCTTTTGACGAGTCGGAGATTTCCTACCGGGAACTCAAGGCCTTGCTCGAAGGCGGCATCGAGGCCCGGCCGGCCAACGTGCTCGTCTATGCCACCAGCAACCGGCGCCATCTCATGCCGGAGCGCTTCGAAGACAACGGTCCGGAGGCGGAAATCCACCCCGAGGAGCGCATCGCCGAAAAACTTTCGCTGTCCGATCGCTTTGGTATCACCCTCGGCTTTTATCCCATGTCCCAGGAGACCTACCTGGCCGTTGTACGTCACTTGAGCCGCCGCCGAAAGATAAAAATATCGGTCAAACGCCTGGAGAGAGAAGCGCTGCAATGGGCGATGCGCCGCGGCGCCCGCTCCGGGCGGGTCGCCCGCCAGTTCATGGATGACCTCAGCGGGCGACTCCTGATAGAAGCCGATAGAAAAAAACGTCCCGAGCAGGATCCATAA
- a CDS encoding J domain-containing protein, whose amino-acid sequence MVQMTEAALFDACRILFGPELHLNRDFLFYLQPGGAKSAYRSKAKQTHPDRFTETEKKRQNILFQDLTSAYKLINTFLEQREKGHIQSMRSAGPGVRASASTARTRPPASPAGTFYAGNLPQRHLEFGLYLYYRGYISYQQLIAALVWQRAQRPAIGEIARRWGWLDEASLRHILTARGAFSRFGQRAVKLGVLTPFQVQTLLRYQQNLHKRIGQYFVESNLLDAQDIEKLVEELRAHNQQVATGRRSTSHPY is encoded by the coding sequence ATGGTCCAGATGACCGAAGCCGCCCTTTTTGATGCCTGCCGGATTCTTTTTGGCCCGGAGCTGCACCTCAATCGCGACTTTCTCTTTTACCTCCAGCCCGGCGGCGCCAAATCAGCCTACCGCAGCAAAGCCAAGCAGACCCATCCGGATCGCTTTACCGAGACCGAAAAAAAGCGGCAGAACATCCTGTTTCAGGATCTGACCAGCGCCTACAAGCTGATCAATACCTTTTTGGAGCAGCGGGAAAAAGGACACATCCAGTCTATGCGCAGCGCCGGGCCAGGGGTCAGAGCCAGTGCCTCTACAGCCAGGACGCGTCCCCCTGCTTCCCCGGCCGGCACCTTTTATGCCGGAAATCTGCCGCAGCGCCATCTGGAATTCGGCCTCTACCTCTACTATCGCGGTTATATCTCCTATCAGCAGCTCATTGCCGCGCTTGTCTGGCAGCGAGCCCAAAGACCGGCCATTGGCGAAATCGCCCGCCGCTGGGGCTGGCTCGACGAAGCCTCCCTGCGCCACATACTCACCGCGCGGGGAGCCTTCAGTCGTTTCGGGCAGCGGGCCGTCAAGCTCGGCGTACTGACTCCTTTTCAGGTGCAGACACTGCTCCGCTACCAACAGAACCTTCACAAGCGCATCGGCCAGTACTTCGTCGAGAGCAACCTTCTTGACGCGCAGGACATCGAGAAACTGGTCGAAGAACTGAGAGCCCACAACCAGCAGGTGGCCACCGGCCGGCGCTCCACCAGTCATCCCTATTAA
- the aat gene encoding leucyl/phenylalanyl-tRNA--protein transferase yields the protein MPVFQLADQLLFPPPHLAEPDGLLAVGGDLTPPRLLLAYSSGIFPWFNEGDPLLWWSPDPRFILEPTAIHVSRSLDKVIRRGSFQLTIDRAFTEVMLACGPDRQEDTGTWITDGMLAAYGRLYKMGFAHSVECWQGDELVGGLYGVCLGRCFFGESMFHRQSNASKVAMVFLARRLAAYHFDMIDCQLPTSHLASLGGRGISRTAYLSRLRQAGVVPTATPSPAPFPSEG from the coding sequence GTGCCCGTCTTCCAACTGGCTGACCAGCTGCTTTTTCCGCCACCTCATCTGGCCGAGCCTGATGGGCTGCTGGCTGTCGGTGGTGATCTGACCCCGCCGCGTCTCCTGCTGGCCTATTCCTCCGGCATCTTTCCCTGGTTCAACGAAGGCGATCCCCTGCTCTGGTGGTCGCCCGATCCCCGGTTCATCCTTGAGCCAACGGCTATTCATGTCTCCCGCAGTCTCGACAAGGTGATTCGCCGGGGCTCCTTCCAGCTGACGATTGACCGCGCCTTTACTGAAGTCATGCTGGCCTGCGGGCCAGACCGCCAGGAAGATACGGGGACCTGGATCACCGACGGCATGCTGGCCGCCTACGGTCGGCTGTATAAGATGGGTTTCGCGCACTCGGTGGAATGCTGGCAGGGGGATGAACTGGTCGGCGGACTGTACGGGGTCTGTCTGGGGCGCTGTTTTTTCGGCGAGTCGATGTTTCACCGCCAAAGCAACGCGTCGAAGGTGGCGATGGTTTTTCTGGCCCGTCGGCTGGCGGCGTACCATTTCGATATGATTGACTGCCAGCTGCCCACCTCGCATCTGGCTTCCCTGGGTGGGAGGGGGATCTCGCGAACCGCGTACCTCAGCCGCCTGCGTCAGGCGGGGGTGGTCCCGACCGCGACGCCTTCGCCGGCTCCTTTCCCGAGTGAGGGGTGA